GAAGAATGACCTGCAGCTTCAAGTCCAAGCTGTAAGACTAATGACAACATTCTTAGTATCTTAATGTCCAAATGTAACCATACTGTATATACcttatgaatatgaataaataatatatacaTTAATCATGTATATTGCAACTTATTATATGATATCAAATGAATGTCCATTTCAATTTAGGAGCAAGATAATCTTGCAGATGCTGAAGAAAGATGTGAGGGGCTGATCAAACACAAAATTCAGATGGAAGCAAAAGCTAAAGAGCTTTCTGAGAGactggaggacgaggaggagatgaatgctgagctaactgctaagaagaggaagctggaggatgaGTGTTCTGAGCTGAAGAAAGACATTGATGACTTAGAGTTAACTCTGGCTaaagtggagaaagaaaagcatgCCACTGAGAACAAGGTATGACTATGACTCAgttatttatatttctgttaATATTGAGTGCATGAATGAATAGCATGTTTCTACCCTGTAAACTTAGAGGATTTTCAATACTTTTTACTCATTTCACAGGTGAAGAACCTGGTCGAGGAGATGGCTGCTCTGGATGAAATCATTGCCAAGCTGACCAAGGAAAAGAAAGCCCTACAGGAAGCTCATCAGCAAACGCTGGATGATCTGCAGAGTGAAGAAGACAAAGTCAACACTCTGACCAAGGCCAAGGCTAAGCTGGAGCAGCAAGTGGATGATGTAAGAATTCAATCACTGTAGTGTCATGTCTTTGGTAAGATCATATGCTCCTTGCATTCTGGGGAAAATAATTTGACTTTCTGTAATGAAACTGTCCAGCTTGAAGGCTCACTGGAACAAGAGAAGAAGATTCGGATGGATCTTGAGAGAGCtaagaggaagctggagggaGACTTGAAATTAACCCAGGAGAGCCTAATGGACCTGGAGAATGACAAGCAACAACTTGAAGAGCATCTCAAAAAGTAAACACATTACtctactgtatgtacacaaTGTCTGTATGTCATGCACGATAGAATAGCTGTACAGATACAAGCAGAACGGATGACAGGTTCTCATTGTAACTATTATTTTCACCACAGGAAAGACTTTGAACTCAGTCAGCTCAACAGTAAAATAGAAGATGAGCAGGCCATAACCATTCAgcttcaaaagaaaatgaaagaacttCAGGTAACGGCCAATTATGTGTAATGGTTTAAAGCTGGTAAAACACTCAGTAATAAGTAGCAATTAAATTATTCTGCCTTTACAGGCCCGcattgaggagctggaggaagagcttGAGGCAGAGCGAGCTGCCCGAGCCAaggtggagaagcagagagcagacttgtccagagagctggaggagatcagtgagaggctggaggaggctggtGGAGCAACGGCGGCCCAGATTGAGATGAACAAGAAGAGGGAGGCTGAATTCCTGAAACTCCGCAGAGACCTTGAAGAGGCCACTCTGCAGCATGAAGCCACCACTGCCACACTCAGGAAGAAACAAGCTGACAGTGTAGCTGACCTGGGAGAGCAGATTGACAACCTGCAGAGAGTCAAGCAGAaactggagaaggagaagagtgAGCTCAGACTGGAGCTGGATGATGTGGTTTCCAATATGGAACATATTGTGAAGACAAAGGTTGGCTAAACTGGCGAACTATTTCTTTGCTAATGTTGACATTATGCAGATATGTCAAGATTTGGGGTATAATGGgtatgtttaatttttttttttacttcacatCTAGACAAATCTTGAGAAGACATGCAGGACTGTGGAAGATCAGATGAACGAATACAAGACCAAATTTGAAGAGGCTCAACGCTGCATCAATGACTTCAATATGCAAAAAGCAAAACTTCAAACAGAAAATGGTATCTTGTTATATTTGCTTTAATACAAACTAATCTATTAGATGTATTTGATCGCTGACAATTTCCATATATAAATGTTTAAATCCTTCAAATCATGGAATTGAAGTAGTTATTTTGAGAATACGGACAAAGTTTCActaaaaaagttgaaaaaactTCCTGATGATATAAGGTTTGTTGGGACACAGACAGTAAAATACTGAATTTGTCAAAACGCTAGGTGAGCTCTCAAGGCAGCTAGAGGAGAAGGATTCTCTTGTGTCTCAACTGACAAGAGGGAAAATGTCCTACACTCAACAGATTGAGGACTTAAAGCGACAACTGGAAGAGGAGACCAAGGTGAAATGAAGTTTCAGTGCACAGTGACAGCATTGGATTGTCATTTCGTACAGTGCTActtattcatatatatattgtttttgacAGGCAAAGAGTGCCCTGGCCCATGCAGTGCAGTCTTCCCGCCATGACTGTGACCTGCTCAGGGAGCAgtatgaggaggagcaggaggcgaAGGCTGAACTGCAACGTGGCATGTCCAAGGCCAACTCTGAGGTGGCTCAGTGGAGAACTAAGTACGAAACTGATGCCATCCAGAGAACTGAGGAACTGGAGGAGGCAAAGTAAGACAGTTTGAGATCCAAATTCATTAATTTGATGTGTAATTGCTAAAGACACTTTGTCTAGCAGatcagctttttgtttgtgtttatgttcctACTAAAATGTAAGACGAACAAAAAGTTTGTCTGTTAGATGATCGAGCAGCCAGTCATATTAGTCAAATTCAATATAATCTATACAACCGGCACAACTGCAGGGACATTAAACTATTTGAATGATTGATTTCTCAAGGAAAAAGTTGGCTCAGCGTCTGCAGGAGGCTGAGGAAGCTGTTGAAGCTGTGAACGCTAAATGTTCCTCTCTGGAGAAGACcaaacacaggctgcagaaTGAGATTGAAGATCTCATGGTGGATGTGGAGAGGtctaatgctgctgctgctgctctggacaAGAAGCAAAGAAACTTTGACAAGGTGAAGTACTATGAAGTATTCAAGCACCAAAAGCATCATCAAGAACCAAAAGTATCAATTGGTGGTGTAACCTTTGAACCTTTGGACCagcaaaaatacaatttaacTTGTTGTTTCTAGTAGTGCCcagcttcacatttacacacattcagatCTTGGGGCTGCCCAGTACAATTACAGGATACCAGAGTGCACTTAACTTTAAGTTGAAGCCGGGGTTCACAGAAACTGTTAAAATAAGCTAATACCTATGTGTGAACTTTATATGTTCTCTATCTTGAAAAGTAGGGTTTTCAAATACAGGGTGAAGCAGTTTCATAAAAGACAAACTCCCCAAGCCTGTAGTCCTTTCTCCAATCATCTGGCACATATACACTTATTGCTGGCCTTTCTAACCACTGTAGGTCCTGTCTGAGTGGAAGCAGAAGTACGAAGAGTCTCAGTGTGAGCTGGAGAGCTCCCAGAAAGAGGCCAGGGCTCTGAGCACCGAGCTCTTCAAACTGAAGAACTCTTACGAGGAGTCTCTGGATCATCTGGAGACCATgaagagagagaataagaaCTTACAGGGTAAGATGCTCTTCCTGGCTTTGGGTCCAGGCTTCTGCAGACGTGCCTAACAAATTACATTGTAAAACTATCTTTATCAAACTGCTTGATATTCCACAGAGGAGATTTCTGATCTCACTGAGCAACTTGGTGAGGGAGGAAAGAGCATCCATGAACTGGAGAAATTACGGAAACAACTGGAACAGGAGAAGAATGAGATTCAATCTGCTCTTGAGGAAGCTGAGGTACAGACTCTAtttgatgaatgaaaatgttctgaGTAAAACTGTCTGCTGCTATGTGTAACTCTGTACCCTCCTGTCCACCAGGCCTCCCTGGAGCATGAAGAGGGTAAGATTCTTAGAGCCCAGTTAGAGttcaatcaaatcaaagctgATATTGAACGCAAACTTgctgagaaagatgaagagatggAGCAATGCAAGAGGAACCTGCAGAGGACGATTGACACCCTGCAGAGCTCTCTTGAAGCTGAGTGTCGCAGCAGGAATGAGGCCCTGCgcctgaagaagaagatggagggagacctCAATGAGATGGAGATCCAGCTTAGCCAGGCCAACAGGCAGGCAGCTGAGGCCCAGAAACAACTTAAATCTGTTCATGCACATTTGAAGGTATACTAGAAAAGGAAAGGCTCACTTTCTTACAATGTTTTAAATTCAAACTGATTCTAAACATGTTAATGTCATGTTCAATGTCATTCAATTAAGGATTGCCAAATTCAGCTCGATGAGTCTGTTCGGGCCAATGATGATCTTAAAGAGAACATTGCCATTGTTGAGAGACGTAACAACCTGCTTCAGGCTGAACTggaggagctcagagctgctctggagcaAACTGAGAGAGGTCGCAAACTTGCTGAGCAAGAGCTGCTGGATGTTAGTGAGAgggtgcagctgctgcactcaCAGGTGAGACCTAATGATTTATCGCAACCACCACAGACAACTGACTGGTTTTCTTGGACATTATAAAGCATGAATATTTGTAAGTGCACtaacattttctcacattctCAAATCTCACATCTCAAAAATCTCTAGAACACTGGCCTGATaaaccagaagaagaaacttGAGGCTGACGCATCCCAGCTTCAGACTGAAGTGGAGGAAGCAGTGCAGGAGTGCAGAAATGCAGAGGAAAAGGCCAAGAAGGCCATTACTGATGCCGCCATGAtggcagaggagctgaagaaagaGCAGGACACCAGCGCTCACCTGGAGCGTATGAAGAAGAACATGGAGCAAACCATCAAAGATCTGCAGCACCGTCTGGATGAAGCTGAACAGATCGCCATGAAGGGAGGCAAGAAGCAGGTGCAGAAGCTCGAGGCCAGGGTAAGAGAAATTTGCCTATATACAACTATCACACATACATTGATGAGACCAAaattacttttacatttttaaagctgctgtatcACATTTTAAACTTCAAAACAAGGCAACACATTACTGCTTTAGATTTTGTTTAGGATAATACCAACCACcttgcacatccagcagacatcaTCATCCCATTATTGTTGTCCTGAGGTGTCTGAAAAAGCTAAAAAGTTCCATAGAGCTGCAGAATTGGTTGATAATTCTCTTGGAGTTTGTTACCCTTTGCATTGTACTTAAATTGAAATAGTTCCCTGTGAATTTTCAACAAATGATTTTCTCATGATTTCAGGTGAGGGAGCTGGAAAATGAGGTGGAgttggagcagaagaagagcagtgAAGCAGTGAAAGGAATCCGTAAATATGAGAGACGCATCAAGGAGCTCACGTACcaggttatttatttattttatccaTTACTTTAAATAGATTATCGCAATAATTATACATAGCAACAATCGTCTGTATTTTCATCAATACAATGTATACTATCAATAGGCCATGCTGTCTATATAAAATTAAGATGCTAATTGAAGAGAATACTatttcatcattatcatcattattaaacGTGCAAGTCTCTTTCGTATTTCCCTGATTTATTCAGACTGAGGAAGACCGCAAGAATACTGTGCGTCTGCAGGATCTGGttgacaaactgcagctgaaggtCAAAGCCTACAagagagctgctgaggaggCTGTAAGTGTGGGCTGGAAAGATGTCTctcatttgtgctgtttgctcagGATTCATTTAAATTTACTTCCCTTTGCAAAATGTCAGCTGGGACTTTTTAAGTTGTCATACTTCAAAGTTACAGATCATGGTGCATGTTTAGATTATACAgtttattacattttgtaaaTGCTAAATTACTACTAAACACTAGCTGTTTTGAATTTTAGCCAGGAAAAATCAACCTATATCTCAACCGATTTTTAACTTGTTTTAGACCTAGCTGGTAAACTCCAGACCAATGTTATATTTTCAAAGGTGCATAGTGAGACTGTACCTCTTCCAGGTTCATTATTGCTTGTAGTAATTCAGTATTGATAATAGGACATTTTTGTTGAATCCTGTAGGAAGAGCAGGCCAACACTCATCTGAGCAAGTTCCGTAAACTGCAGCATGAGCTGGATGAGGCTGAAGAGCGAGCGGACATCGCTGAGTCTCAGGTCAACAAGCTGCGTGTCAAGAGCCGTGATGTGGGCTCAAAGGTAAGAAGCTACTGTACATTTAAACGCAACACGTCATGTCCTGTCCTACTGCCAATATTGCACACTTTTctttaatcatcatcatcatcatcatcatcatcattcttgttgtcatttcagtgtaattcatttcaaactgtgttcacttgCAGAGGAATCAGTAATTATAAATCTGTGGATAATTATTAATGGGATTAAATAAACCAGACCAGGCTTTGTATAGatcaattttattttgaattttcttttattatgaATTTGTTAGGTTGTATTAGTGCAACTGAATAGGTTAATGCAATTTTTGTCACACGGAAGGCATCTTAACAATTTAAATGGTAACTACAAAAGGGTGTAAACTGATACATACtaaatatatatgtttttattttccgGGCATTTCAAGCCTTTATTAGTGAGTTGACAGCAAAGatatgacagaaaatgagggaAGACAGAGATAGCATCTTAACCTTTATATCACCAGGCTGCCCCTAAATTAATAATTTTACAATaacatcactgttttttttgtttttttttggggggggggggggggggattcaaAGACAATAAACATTATCAACCAATCAAATAATGTAAActaaataacataaatatatAGTTCCAAATAATGATGCAAAGCAATGGCTTGATTAATGTTCTTAGATGATCGTCTTAGAGCACAGTATGTGTTAATGTATGGTCTTAGCCCTGATGCAGTGAGTggaacatgctgatgttgtggCTGTATTGGTATACTTAATCCACATTTTGGTTTACCTTCTGTTTTAAAAGATAAATGATTTAAGTGTCTAaaagaaaaaccacaaacaaaaaaaaacaaaaaaaaaagcaaaaacacaaaagacaaactaATTTCCACTGAACTCAGGCTTGGAATCCACCTTCAGTGTCTACAAACAAATGGCTTGACCTTTCAGCTTTTATGTGATTTTCGTTAAAACATCTTACCTTTCCTCCAAACAAATTCAGTGTTATGTTTAGATTCAACCAATCCTAAAAAATCAACATGAATCTTCAATTATTCCAAATgatttgtgtttaaaataacATACTTCAGTAAAGAGATGCTACTGTCACAATCACTAACTTGTCACATCTTAAATTAGTGATTTGTTACAAATGAATAATGAAGTCAAAACCTAGTTCTGGTGTACTACCTTGTGTAACACTTGTTGAGTCTTGTTGGTCATCTGTCActaatctgtctctctttgtctacTCTCTTATTATTCTTCATCACAGAAAGGGCTAGATGAGGAGTGAAACTCACAGATGGCCACCTAAGACCTTTGGGATCTCCTGTGCTGTAGTCCCCTTTTGTCTTCAAATTACTGTAACCCTGTAGAATAAAGCAAAGTGCATTCAAATTAATGTGTAGATTCCTCATTTATTTCCGGCAGAGGGGAGACTTGTCATGTAATGTGTAAGTCAATATGTTAAATTCACCAGATTTCACTTTGTCACCAATGAAAAATATCACAGTTTGGAAAATAATAGATGAAGACATCAGAAGGATTCACataagaaacacacatacaaaaacacacacacacacacacacacacacacacacacacacacgtagtaGGTTTTCATCAATTTTGAGGACATGTACATAGACTTAGATTAATTTCCTGGAGGCTTACCCACCCTAACCATAACGATAACAACTACtcgcctaaccctaacccttactcTAACCTTAATCCaggtcttcaccctaaaatgttctcatttacattatggggacctgcgTTTTGTCCCCACTAGCAAGGCAAGTCCCCAGAGTGTGACAGTGTAAACAGATCAGTAATCCATTgggcacgcacacatacatacacttgGCAATCTGTGGGTCACAGATGGAGAGATGTTCCTCACGTTAGGTCAGTCACTCCTGCCACCTTGTGCTGACATTCTGAACTGTTCTCTTACTCTCTATTGTTGCAAGAATGTTTCTGACAATCTGACATAGGATTTTTTTCCTGTCAAGACACCCGTGAATATTAATAGTGTCATTACTTGCAGTATATTGCAAGTATTGTTGTTCCTACCTAGACAGCTGTCTAGGtaggagcttttttttttttttgaaaattgtATATCAGGTAGTATATGTCCCTTCCTAAacacatcaataaaaaaaaaaacatctgtaaatagcagaaataacagagaaaataaatgctgttggTGGAAATTAGCTCATGACAGTCAAAATGCTATTTCAGACTTTTCTTCAGACGTTCCTTCTCCTTGAGGAAACGGATTCCCTGACAGTTATAATGTTAGCAGTTAGATGACTTTACCTGGTCCCCACTGTGAGAACCATAGAAtccaaatgaacattttcagcaAAGGTCCTTCCCATTATTCTGCAATGTTAGTATGTGCAACATGAGCAGGCCTGCAGGTGTAGTaggaacacaaactgaacaaaatatATTATCTTAATGAATAGTATAATCCTAaaatcctccttttttttttttttttttttttttacagaatgtgaaagaaatctgtcagtgatatTACCAGTATAATTGTTTTACCTGTTTCCAATGCAAATGAAGTTGTTGACACTGACACTTCTTTCTAAAAATACTTGCTTAAAACAAAGGACAAATACAAAAGTGCTTATCTCAGTTTTAAAGGTTCTAAAACTGGCAGCTCTTTAGATGCAGATGTAGTAGATATCCTAGTATGTTTTAAACATATGTAATATTCATGAATCTACTCTGACCAGATGGTAACCTGAAgcagcaaaaactgaaaatgtgtaaaaattcATTTTAAGCATCTAACTACAAGCAACGGATCATATCACTCCCTGTGTGTTCTGTAATGTAACAGTTAACAGTGATGAAGTTTAGGAGAGGTTTTGAAGTGACACAATTAGAATTATTTGATGTTATAATGTTATAATAATACCAATTTCAATAATATTAGAAATTCAATCATATCAGAATGTTGACTGTTGCTTAGGCAAGTGCATGCAATCATTCTAAACTGTTTTATATAGTGAAATACAGAAATTAGTGAAAAAACAGAATTagtaaattaaaaatacaatataaaggaataaaaagctgaaattaCAATGGGTATGGTATTTCTTGACAAGCTAAATTTAATCACCATTGTTCACAATAAACATACCTTCAAGATGAATCTAGTTGACAGTCTGACCGTACCTcatccttcagcagcagcaggagggactgatgctgcgGTTCTTGCACTGGCAGAGGGAGCCAAGTGAGGGGTGGACATCCGCTCGACACTTGTCTGGCACTGCATGCTCACCTTGATCTCA
The Chaetodon auriga isolate fChaAug3 chromosome 12, fChaAug3.hap1, whole genome shotgun sequence genome window above contains:
- the LOC143329100 gene encoding myosin-7-like, coding for MGDAAMKEFGAAAPYLRKSDRERLEAQTRPFDMKKECFVPDPEEEYVKASITSREGDKVTAQSEKGKTVTVKECDVHPQNPPKFDKIEDMAMFTFLHEPAVLFNLKERYAAWMIYTYSGLFCVTVNPYKWLPVYNQEVVVAYRGKKRTEAPPHIFSISDNAYQYMLTDRENQSILITGESGAGKTVNTKRVIQYFASIAAGGGKKDAGSDKKGTLEDQIIQANPALEAFGNAKTIRNDNSSRFGKFIRIHFAASGKLASADIETYLLEKSRVTFQLKAERDYHIFYQILSQKKPELLEMLLITNNPYDYAFISQGETTVASINDAEELMATDDAFDVLGFTQEEKNGIYKLTGAIMHHGNMKFKQKQREEQAEADGTEDADKVAYLMGLNSADLIKGLCHPRVKVGNEWVTKGQNVQQVYYAIGALSKSVYEKMFLWMVVRINQSLDTKQPRQYFIGVLDIAGFEIFDFNTFEQLCINFTNEKLQQFFNHHMFVLEQEEYKKEGIEWTFIDFGMDLQACIDLIEKPMGIMSILEEECMFPKASDATFKAKLYDNHLGKSNNFQKPRIVKGKPEAHFALMHYAGTVDYNINNWLVKNKDPLNETVVGLYQKSNLKLLSFLFMNYAGADSGGKGGKGGGSKKKGSSFQTVSALHRENLNKLMTNLRSTHPHFVRCIIPNETKTPGAMENPLVMHQLRCNGVLEGIRICRKGFPNRILYGDFKQRYRILNPAAIPDGQFIDSRKGAEKLLGSLDIDHNQYKFGHTKVFFKAGLLGQLEEMRDDRLSLIITGIQARSRGLLARVEFQKIVERRDALLVIQWNIRAFMGVKNWPWMKLFFKIKPLLRSAEAEKEMANMKEEFLKLKEAYAKSEARRKELEEKMVSLLQEKNDLQLQVQAEQDNLADAEERCEGLIKHKIQMEAKAKELSERLEDEEEMNAELTAKKRKLEDECSELKKDIDDLELTLAKVEKEKHATENKVKNLVEEMAALDEIIAKLTKEKKALQEAHQQTLDDLQSEEDKVNTLTKAKAKLEQQVDDLEGSLEQEKKIRMDLERAKRKLEGDLKLTQESLMDLENDKQQLEEHLKKKDFELSQLNSKIEDEQAITIQLQKKMKELQARIEELEEELEAERAARAKVEKQRADLSRELEEISERLEEAGGATAAQIEMNKKREAEFLKLRRDLEEATLQHEATTATLRKKQADSVADLGEQIDNLQRVKQKLEKEKSELRLELDDVVSNMEHIVKTKTNLEKTCRTVEDQMNEYKTKFEEAQRCINDFNMQKAKLQTENGELSRQLEEKDSLVSQLTRGKMSYTQQIEDLKRQLEEETKAKSALAHAVQSSRHDCDLLREQYEEEQEAKAELQRGMSKANSEVAQWRTKYETDAIQRTEELEEAKKKLAQRLQEAEEAVEAVNAKCSSLEKTKHRLQNEIEDLMVDVERSNAAAAALDKKQRNFDKVLSEWKQKYEESQCELESSQKEARALSTELFKLKNSYEESLDHLETMKRENKNLQEEISDLTEQLGEGGKSIHELEKLRKQLEQEKNEIQSALEEAEASLEHEEGKILRAQLEFNQIKADIERKLAEKDEEMEQCKRNLQRTIDTLQSSLEAECRSRNEALRLKKKMEGDLNEMEIQLSQANRQAAEAQKQLKSVHAHLKDCQIQLDESVRANDDLKENIAIVERRNNLLQAELEELRAALEQTERGRKLAEQELLDVSERVQLLHSQNTGLINQKKKLEADASQLQTEVEEAVQECRNAEEKAKKAITDAAMMAEELKKEQDTSAHLERMKKNMEQTIKDLQHRLDEAEQIAMKGGKKQVQKLEARVRELENEVELEQKKSSEAVKGIRKYERRIKELTYQTEEDRKNTVRLQDLVDKLQLKVKAYKRAAEEAEEQANTHLSKFRKLQHELDEAEERADIAESQVNKLRVKSRDVGSKKGLDEE